The segment AATTACTTGTATATACAAAGTTTTGTCTTGCCGTTTGAAAATGAAAACGGTTAAAAAGGTCAGTACAACTAGAATGATGGAGGTCATGGAAATGAGCGTAACAAAAGAATCTGTCGAACAGATTATTGACGCGGTCGGCGGCCAGGAAAACATTTCTGCTGCGACACACTGTGTGACTCGGCTTCGGCTCGTCCTAGTGGATGATAACAAGGTGGATGCCGAAAAACTCGAAAACATTGATATTGTAAAAGGGTCATTTAAAACAAACGGACAATTTCAGGTCATTATCGGACAAGGACTTGTCGATAAAGCTTACAAAATCCTTGTTGAATTGACGGGAATTGGAGAAGCATCAAAGCAGGATATCAAAGATCAAGCTTCAAGCAAAATGAATCCGCTTCAGCGGGCCATTAAAATTCTGGCTGATATTTTCATTCCGATTTTGCCCGCAATCGTTACAGCCGGTTTGCTGATGGGGATCAACAACATCCTTACAGGTTCAGGGATTTTTTACGAAGATCAGGCTTTTATTGATGTCCATACCCAGTTTGCTGATTTTGCCAATATCATTAACTTGATTGCGAATACCGCGTTCGTCTTCCTGCCAGGTTTGATCGGATGGTCTGCTGTCAAGAGATTCGGCGGAAGCCCGCTTCTCGGTATCGTTCTTGGACTTATGCTTGTGCACCCGGATTTGCTGAACGCATGGGGTTATGCGCAGGCGAAAGAAGCAGGAGAAATTCCTTACTGGAATCTGTTCGGCCTTGATGTAGCGAAAGTCGGTTATCAAGGTCAGGTCTTGCCGGTTCTGTTTGCTTCTTATATTCTTGCTGTAGTTGAAAAGTTTCTGACAAAGCGTGTGCCTGATGCATTCCAACTGTTGATTGTGGCACCAGTTACATTGCTTGTTACCGGGTTTGCAGCATTTATCGTTATCGGTCCTGTCACATTTGCAATTGGTAATGCGATTACATCCGCATTTGTCGGCCTGTTCGATCAATTTGCGGCATTGGGCGGACTGCTGTATGGTGCGATTTATTCACCGCTTGTCATTACCGGAATGCACCATACCTTCCTTGCAGTTGACCTTCAGCTGATTTCCAATATCGGCGGCACATTCTTGTGGCCGATCGTGGCACTTTCAAATATCGCCCAGGGATCTGCTGCATTAGCGATGATGGTCCTTGCAAAAGATGAAAAGCTTAAAGGTCTATCTATGACATCTGCCATATCTGCATATCTCGGCATTACAGAACCGGCGATGTTCGGTGTGAACCTGCGCTTTAAATATCCGTTCATTGCTGCGATGACCGGTGCGGCGCTTGCAGGTGCGTATATTACAGTAAGTGACGTCATTGCACCATCAATTGGTGTCGGCGGACTTCCGGCCTTCCTTTCCATTGTTCCGCAGTCATGGGTTCCGTTTTTCATAGGCATGGGGATCGCAGTCGCAGTGCCGTTTGCCTTAACGATTGTGTTCCATAAATTTAAAGGGACAGAACGCGCAGGTGCGAAGAAAAAATCTTCAGTTAAGACATCTGAAGCTGTTAATTAATGATCGATACGCTGCCGATTCCGGCAGCGTATTTACCTTTTTGCTATACTATTGGCTTATACGTTTTGTCCGGTGTGCTAGTCTCTGCTATGCTCAGCATCACTTTACAGCTGGATATTCGAGGAGCCGCTTCAGTTTAATCCATTGTATAAGAATCCAGTGGGACCGGTTAGGTGTAGATGCAGCGCAGGGTTAGCGGCAAACAGAGTCACTTGCATTCATGTGGAAATACAGAAAGCGAGTGCCTTTAGGGGAAATTAAAAGGAGCTTTCATACTCCAACCTTTAAAAAAGGATGTGTAAACATATGTCGCAATGGTGGAAAAAAAGCGTAGTTTATCAAATTTATCCGCGCAGCTTCATGGATTCAAACGGGGACGGAATCGGTGATTTGCAAGGCATCATTTCCAAAGTTGATTATTTGAAAACACTCGGAATAGATGTCGTCTGGCTGTCGCCGGTTTATGAATCGCCGAATGATGATAATGGGTATGACATCAGTGATTACCGGAAAGTCATGGATAATTTCGGGACGATGGAAGACTGGGATCAATTGCTTGAAGAACTTCATAAGAGGGATATTAAGCTGGTAATGGACCTGGTGGTGAATCATACATCTGATGAACATGCCTGGTTCGTGGAATCCCGAAAATCGAAAGAGAACCCTTATCGTGACTATTACATCTGGAGGCCGGGGAATAACGGCGCAGAACCGAATAACTGGGAATCATCTTTCAGTGGATCCGCATGGCAGCATGATCCGGAAACGGATGAATATTACCTTCACCTTTTTTCGAAAAAGCAGCCGGATCTTAACTGGGAAAACGAGGAGGTCCGCAGTGAAATCTACGACATGATGAAATGGTGGCTCGATAAAGGAATTGACGGATTCCGAATGGATGTCATCAATTTCATCTCAAAACACCCGGATCTGCCGGATGCAGAAGTGATGCCGGGACAAAGCTATGGAACAGGAAAAAATTATTTCCGCAACGGTCCGAAGATCCATGACTACCTCCAGGAAATGAACAGGGAAGTGCTAAGCAAGTATGACATTATGACAGTCGGAGAGATGCCGGGTGTAAAACCAGATATGGCAAAATTGTATACAGGTGAACAACGCAATGAACTGAATATGGTTTTCCAGTTCGAACACATGGGGGTCGATTCAGGGCCGAACGGCAAATGGGATGTACTTCCCCCTGATGTTTTGAAATTGAAAAAAATAATGGCCAAGTGGCAATATGAACTCGAGGAAGACGGCTGGAACAGCCTTTATTTTTCCAACCATGACCAGCCGCGCTCCGTTTCGCGGTTTGGGAATGACCAGTCTTACAGGGTTGAATCAGCCAAGATGCTCGCCACTGTCCTCCATATGATGAAAGGGACCCCTTATATTTATCAGGGTGAAGAACTCGGCATGACGAATGTCGCCTTTTCTTCTCTGGAGGAATACCGTGATATCGAGACGCTCAATATGTATAAGGAAAAACGTGAAGAAGGCATAGCCCATGATGAACTAATGAAACGGATTCATCAGAACAGCCGCGATAACGCCCGCACCCCCATGCAGTGGAACAGCAGCGAACATGCAGGGTTCACAACAGGTACACCATGGATTAAAGTGAATCCAAACTTTAATGAAATCAATGCGGAAAGCCAGGT is part of the Bacillus marinisedimentorum genome and harbors:
- the treP gene encoding PTS system trehalose-specific EIIBC component, yielding MSVTKESVEQIIDAVGGQENISAATHCVTRLRLVLVDDNKVDAEKLENIDIVKGSFKTNGQFQVIIGQGLVDKAYKILVELTGIGEASKQDIKDQASSKMNPLQRAIKILADIFIPILPAIVTAGLLMGINNILTGSGIFYEDQAFIDVHTQFADFANIINLIANTAFVFLPGLIGWSAVKRFGGSPLLGIVLGLMLVHPDLLNAWGYAQAKEAGEIPYWNLFGLDVAKVGYQGQVLPVLFASYILAVVEKFLTKRVPDAFQLLIVAPVTLLVTGFAAFIVIGPVTFAIGNAITSAFVGLFDQFAALGGLLYGAIYSPLVITGMHHTFLAVDLQLISNIGGTFLWPIVALSNIAQGSAALAMMVLAKDEKLKGLSMTSAISAYLGITEPAMFGVNLRFKYPFIAAMTGAALAGAYITVSDVIAPSIGVGGLPAFLSIVPQSWVPFFIGMGIAVAVPFALTIVFHKFKGTERAGAKKKSSVKTSEAVN
- a CDS encoding glycoside hydrolase family 13 protein; the encoded protein is MSQWWKKSVVYQIYPRSFMDSNGDGIGDLQGIISKVDYLKTLGIDVVWLSPVYESPNDDNGYDISDYRKVMDNFGTMEDWDQLLEELHKRDIKLVMDLVVNHTSDEHAWFVESRKSKENPYRDYYIWRPGNNGAEPNNWESSFSGSAWQHDPETDEYYLHLFSKKQPDLNWENEEVRSEIYDMMKWWLDKGIDGFRMDVINFISKHPDLPDAEVMPGQSYGTGKNYFRNGPKIHDYLQEMNREVLSKYDIMTVGEMPGVKPDMAKLYTGEQRNELNMVFQFEHMGVDSGPNGKWDVLPPDVLKLKKIMAKWQYELEEDGWNSLYFSNHDQPRSVSRFGNDQSYRVESAKMLATVLHMMKGTPYIYQGEELGMTNVAFSSLEEYRDIETLNMYKEKREEGIAHDELMKRIHQNSRDNARTPMQWNSSEHAGFTTGTPWIKVNPNFNEINAESQVEDPDSIFNYYRELIELRKTHDVIIDGTFDLLAEDDEQVFAYTRTHDEQQLLVICNFTSETPAFNLPEGFSGAQLLLANYEDSREQEQTIKLRPYEARIYLA